Sequence from the Pseudophaeobacter arcticus DSM 23566 genome:
GAGAGGGGCCGCCCACTTCTGGTTTGGCCCATCAGCGTTGAAGTCCCGGTCCAACAGGTTCGGCGCGATGTTGAACTTATGATTGCTGTCTGTAGTCACCTTGTGTTTGCGCGTTCTGATGACCGATATGCCGTTCTGGCGCATCAAGCGACCCACGCGACGATGACCAATAACCAGTCCGATCTCTTTCAATTCCTCAGTCATGCGCGGCCTGCCATAACTGCCAAGGCTGAGACGGGATTGTTCTTTGATATGCGCCAGCGTGACCAGGTCGGACCGTTGTCTGCGGCTGGCAGGGCGACTGCGGAATGCCCGCAACCCACGTGAACTGACCCCCATGACACCGCACATCCGGCCGATAGAGAACGCAGATCGGTGTTCCTCAATGAACCTAAACCTCACGGCTTTTGGCTCGCGAAGAACACCGTGGCCTTTTTTAAGATTTCCCGCTCCTCCTTGAGAATGCGGTTCTCGCGCCGAAGCCGGTCATTCTCTTGGGCGAGGCCTAAATCCTCTTTCGTCACCACACCCGTGTCTCTGTATGCCGTGATCCATTTGTTCAGCGTCGACATGCCCACACCTAGGTCATCAGCTACCTGATTGCGCGTTAGCCCACTGGTCAGTGCTATCCGCACCGCATCCTGGCGAAATTCGTCCGTCCGTTTCAGTCCCATAGTTCATCTCCTTTGTTGCAGTAAATGCTATCAAAGGAGCGGCATCAAACCGCGACAGGTCCACTTCGACGACCTGCGGGAGGATTTATGGATATCTGTTGATTGGAAGCCGGAAGATATTCTTTGAGACGCTATTGTAGAACCCCTGCTGAGCCATCACATAGATGACATTGGCACTCCGGTATGGCGAGTGCCAGTGCACCTTCGAACATCGCCATGCTCCCTTGGACATCCGAAGAAGGAGCACTTAATTGACGTTCACTCCACTCCACGACCGGGTTCTCGTCCGCCGCATTGAAGGCGACGCGAAGACCTCAGGCGGGCTTATCATCCCCGACACCGCAAAAGAGAAGCCGCAGGAAGGCGAGATCGTCGCGACCGGCGCCGGCGCCATGGACGAGGATGGCGAACGCATCGCCATGGACGTCAAGGCGGGCGACCAGATCCTGTTCGGAAAATGGTCGGGAACCGAAATCAAGCTCGACGGCGAAACCCTCATGATCATGAAGGAGAGCGACATTCTCGGCGTCATGACCTGACCCCGACAGCGACGCCGTAATTTCATTCTCAGGAGCACCCAATCATGTCCGCCAAAGACGTCAGATTCAGTACCGATGCCCGCGACCGTATGCTGAAAGGCATCAACACGCTGGCCAATGCCGTGCGGGTCACCCTCGGCCCCAAGGGCCGAAACGTCATCATTGACAAATCCTGGGGTGCGCCGCGCATCACCAAGGACGGTGTGACCGTCGCCAAGGAAATCGAGCTGTCGGACCATTTCGAAAACATGGGCGCGCAGATGGTCAAGGAGGTCGCGCAGCGCACCAATGACGAAGCTGGCGACGGAACCACGACCGCCACCGTACTCGCCCACGCGATTGTCCGGGAGGGCATGAAGTCGGTCGCGGCCGGCATGAACCCGATGGATCTCAAGCGCGGGATCGACAAGGCCGTCGTTGCGGTTGTGACCGAGATCAAGACCATGTCCCGACCCGTCGGCGACAGCGACGAGATCGCGAAGGTCGGCGCCATTTCGGCGAACGGAGAAGTCTCGATCGGTCGTCAGATCGCAGATGCGATGGCCAAGGTCGGCAATGAAGGCGTGATCACCGTCGAGGAAAACAAGGGGTTGGAGACCGAAACCGAAGTGGTCGAGGGCATGCAGTTCGACCGCGGCTATCTGAGCCCCTATTTCATCACGAACGCTCAGAAGATGGTCGTCGAACTGGAAGACTGCGTTATCCTGCTACACGAGAAAAAACTGACCTCGCTGGCCCCGATGGTGCCCTTGCTCGAAGCTGTCATGCAAGCGGACAAGCAGCTCTTGGTTGTCGCCGAAGAAATCAATGGCGAAGCGCTCGCCATGCTCGTGGTGAACAAACTTCGCGGCGGCTTGAAGGTCGCGGCCGTCAAGGCACCTGGCTTTGGTGATCGTCGCAAGGCGATGCTGGAAGACCTTGCAATTCTTACGGGCGGCCAGGTCATTTCAGACGAACTCGGAATTAAGCTCGAGAACGTCACGTTGGACATGCTGGGTGTCGCCAAGAAGATCACCATCACAAAGGACGCAACGATAGTGATCGACGGAGCGGGCGACAAGGCGGCCATCGCTGCGCGCGTGTCTCAGATCCGCACGCAGATCGAAGACACCACGTCGGATTACGACAAGGAGAAGCTGCAGGAACGTCTTGCGAAACTCGCTGGCGGCGTCGCCGTCATCAAAGTGGGCGGGGCGACCGAAATCGAAGTCAAGGAGCGCAAGGACCGCGTGGATGACGCCTTGAACGCAACCCGCGCCGCCGTTCAGGAAGGTGTCGTGCCCGGTGGCGGCGTGGCCCTGATTCATGCCGGCAAGGTGCTGGCGACGCTGAAGGGTGAGAACACTGATCAGGACGCTGGCATCAAGATCGTCCGCCGCGCGATCCAGGCGCCGCTACGCCAGATCGCCGGCAACGCGGGTGTCGACGGATCGGTCGTCGTCGGAAAGGTAGTCGAGAACGAGAGCCCAAGCTTCGGTTTCGACGCGCAGGCCGAAGAGTACGGCGACATGTTGCAGGCCGGTGTCATCGATCCGACGAAAGTCGTCCGGATCGCACTCGAAAACGCCGCATCCATTGCCGGGCTATTGATCACGACCGAAGCGATGGTCGCGCAAAAGCCCGACAAGGCCGGTACCGGAACCGAAATGTCCGACATGGGAGGTATGGGCGGGATGATGTGAGCGCCCACGTCTATTGGGCAGGGCCCTTGGGGCGCCAAATCGCAATCTGACAAAGACCAAAGACGAGAACAGCATCAGAAACAGCAATCTGGATCAGGAGGATCTGACGTGTCAAAAGGTGACAAGAAGCGCGGGAATAAAGAAGCGAAGAAACCCAAAAAGGTGAAGGAAAAGGTCGTTGTGACAGCTGATTTTACCAAGGGTAAAACCTTGACCAATCTGGGCGAGCACAAGAAGAAATAGGTGTGGCCGAAGCCTATTTTGAGACTTGGTAGAAATGACGCCGTGTTCTCGTGCGTACGGGACACACTTGATGCGCCGCACCAAAGCTGCGGAGATTTCCCGCAAGACGGGCAACCTTCGCGCTGTGCAACTTCTGCTTGGCCATGCGAAGGTCGATAGCACCGTGCGTTATTTAGGTGTCGAGCTGGAAGATGCGTTAAGCATTGCTGAAAGAATCGACATTTGAACAAAGTTGGCGGATGCCAACTTTGTTCGCCAATCCAGAACGTGCCTTTGTGCCTGCCAACCTTGATCTCTTTTGGGGCATGGGTGGTCTCAGAAATGAAGCCAGAGTCATCAACGTTGTATTTTCGACGCTAAGTGACTATGTAAAGTATACGAAAGTTGCGGTTCTCTGCGGCATAGGCGTATCAGCCTGCCAGAGCGGACCACAACCCTTCATCATGAAAATTCAGCTGTCACGTCCTGTAGCAGGGATCTGATGTTTGGGAAGCTTGCCGATGTTATCGCGCACGACCACGTCAGTTGTGACATTTCTTCATCCGTTTGTGGTCGCGGGATACACCGATGAACTGGCCGCGCCGGACATCGAAGTGACACTGTTGGGCGATCAATCCATGCGCCCATCAGGGCGCGCCCAAGACAAGGTCACCCACTTGGTCTTGGTGTGAAAGACCTCGCTTGGTCCGGCCGACCTTAAACCACAAAGGAAACTGAAAATTGACGAAACTCACAAAAAACAATCTGTTCAAAGTGTATGACTCCAAACCGGAAACCGCGATGGAAAAGACGACGCGTGTCGTCAGACAAATGGTCGACGAAGAAACGGAACAACGACAAGCTAAAGTTACTCGGCTTCGCAATACCCGCCTTGAAAGAGAAGCGAACACGCCATCCGAAACCACAGCGAAAACAGCGCGCAAAACGCGACCTTCTAGAACCGTTTCAAAGTGATTATAGAGCTTCGACGGCATTGCTTTACGTTGAGCGCTCCGCTGGGCAACAGTCACTTCAATCAGGCTGAAATCGGCCAGAGCTTTTCCCGGATTTTCCAATCGCTCCCGCCGATAACAAGGATCCATCCATGACAAGCGATGAGCGACCCTCAGAAAAAATCCACTATATCTGCCAGACTTATGTTGAAACGAAGGCTGGGCGCAACGGGCAGACCGGGCTGAAGATTGCAAAGCAATTTGAATATTCCACAGCGTCGGAAGCACAGAACAGAGCCGAACGAGAGGCTCTATCCGAAAATTGTTCTGGTGCCGACGCCTACATGGTCACTGAAGATCCAGCCAGTGGAGAAGTTGGCGTCCCAAGCTTCCTTGTAAGGCTAGGCAATGTCCCCGAATTTGACGATTTCTAGAAGCCCGAAAATGACCGCGGCCTGCGCGGAGTCCATGTCCCTCAAACGCGACACTTCACCCGCGTCTGAGTCGTTGTAGCCGCCGGCAGCAAAAGCAGGGTTTGAATTTCGTGTCTCAGCAGGGGCTTTGAACGTTCTGTGTGGATGGCTCCTGCTTAGCAAGACATTTTTTGAGCTGATATGAGCGCCTGTCAGATGCAGCCGTGTGTCCGGCCTGTTTGCGCAGCGCATAGGGCTGCTGGCCCTGATGGTTTCCGCTGACCAGGGCGATTGCCCAATTCGCAAGGTCGACGCTCTTGACTTGGCACAAGCAGAGGCTTTTATGCCAAGCATGAATGACCTCTCAACACAGTCGCTGGATGACCTAACAATTGACGAGTCCTCGCGGCCCAAAGCGCCAAAGGTTCCGGCAGCAACAGACATGCACCGCCGCCAAGGTCGACAGCTGGCGGCCATCCACCGTCACTATCTGATGGAGATGGCCCAAATTGGAGCGGTGTTGGCGCGGATTGAAGCGGGAGAGGCTCCGCCCGAGAACCTGAGGCAGATCGTACTCTCACTCGATATGGCGGAGAATTTCCGGGCGTTCGGAAACCTTTGCGGGCGCGAATGCCAGGTGCTCAAATTCCACCACGACATTGAAGGTTCCGATATGTTCCCCCGGATCGAGGCGGCGGGTGGAGGGATGTTTCGAGAGGTCGTCGCCAAGCTGCTGTCAGAGCACGAGGTGATCCACGAGTTGATCATCCGCCTCGGTCGCGCTGCGGACGCGCTGATGGAAGATCCGGAAGAGGCGAACTTCGTTCATGCCGCCACCACGTACCGAAAACTTGAAGAGGTCGTACGCTCCCATTTTGGCTATGAGGAGACGGAACTGGCGGAGGTGATCGGCTATTACCTCGGATCGATCTGAAGCCGCATCCGGAACAGCTATGCATCGTCTGAAGAAAATGTAGTTGCGGGGCGCGTTCGTCCGCGCTGCCGCCGCTCAACGGTAAAATGCTGCATGCGGTATGAATGGCAGCAATGACGGGCC
This genomic interval carries:
- a CDS encoding IS3 family transposase (programmed frameshift); translated protein: MGLKRTDEFRQDAVRIALTSGLTRNQVADDLGVGMSTLNKWITAYRDTGVVTKEDLGLAQENDRLRRENRILKEERENLKKGHGVLREPKAVRFRFIEEHRSAFSIGRMCGVMGVSSRGLRAFRSRPASRRQRSDLVTLAHIKEQSRLSLGSYGRPRMTEELKEIGLVIGHRRVGRLMRQNGISVIRTRKHKVTTDSNHKFNIAPNLLDRDFNADGPNQKWAAPLGTFPTEIPCRAMDISYIWTREGWLYLAVILDLHSRRVIGWAVSNRMKRDLAIRALNMAIAFRGPPKGCIHHTDRGSQYCSHDYRQILRQHGFKVSMSGKGNCYDNAAVETFFKTIKAELIWRHSWETRRQAEMAIFEYINGFYNPRRRHSALGWKSPVAFERKVA
- a CDS encoding co-chaperone GroES; translated protein: MTFTPLHDRVLVRRIEGDAKTSGGLIIPDTAKEKPQEGEIVATGAGAMDEDGERIAMDVKAGDQILFGKWSGTEIKLDGETLMIMKESDILGVMT
- the groL gene encoding chaperonin GroEL (60 kDa chaperone family; promotes refolding of misfolded polypeptides especially under stressful conditions; forms two stacked rings of heptamers to form a barrel-shaped 14mer; ends can be capped by GroES; misfolded proteins enter the barrel where they are refolded when GroES binds); translation: MSAKDVRFSTDARDRMLKGINTLANAVRVTLGPKGRNVIIDKSWGAPRITKDGVTVAKEIELSDHFENMGAQMVKEVAQRTNDEAGDGTTTATVLAHAIVREGMKSVAAGMNPMDLKRGIDKAVVAVVTEIKTMSRPVGDSDEIAKVGAISANGEVSIGRQIADAMAKVGNEGVITVEENKGLETETEVVEGMQFDRGYLSPYFITNAQKMVVELEDCVILLHEKKLTSLAPMVPLLEAVMQADKQLLVVAEEINGEALAMLVVNKLRGGLKVAAVKAPGFGDRRKAMLEDLAILTGGQVISDELGIKLENVTLDMLGVAKKITITKDATIVIDGAGDKAAIAARVSQIRTQIEDTTSDYDKEKLQERLAKLAGGVAVIKVGGATEIEVKERKDRVDDALNATRAAVQEGVVPGGGVALIHAGKVLATLKGENTDQDAGIKIVRRAIQAPLRQIAGNAGVDGSVVVGKVVENESPSFGFDAQAEEYGDMLQAGVIDPTKVVRIALENAASIAGLLITTEAMVAQKPDKAGTGTEMSDMGGMGGMM
- a CDS encoding hemerythrin domain-containing protein; this encodes MSGLFAQRIGLLALMVSADQGDCPIRKVDALDLAQAEAFMPSMNDLSTQSLDDLTIDESSRPKAPKVPAATDMHRRQGRQLAAIHRHYLMEMAQIGAVLARIEAGEAPPENLRQIVLSLDMAENFRAFGNLCGRECQVLKFHHDIEGSDMFPRIEAAGGGMFREVVAKLLSEHEVIHELIIRLGRAADALMEDPEEANFVHAATTYRKLEEVVRSHFGYEETELAEVIGYYLGSI